In Grus americana isolate bGruAme1 chromosome 17, bGruAme1.mat, whole genome shotgun sequence, the following proteins share a genomic window:
- the NPEPL1 gene encoding probable aminopeptidase NPEPL1, translating to MANVQLEFQASAGEADPQSRPLLVLGQLHNLHRLPWAQLRGKLQPRVTEEIWQSALSTLNPNPTDSCPLYLNYATVAALPSRVSRHNSPSAAQFITRLVRNCLPGGVNRCIVMVCERSEVFASACALARAFPLFTHRSSASRRTEKKTVTVEFFLVGQNNGPIEVATLKCLASATEGVRLAARIVDTPCNEMNTDNFLEEIKKVGKDLGITPTIIRDEELRERGFGGIYGVGKAALHPPALAVLSHTPDGATQTIAWVGKGIVYDTGGLSIKGKTTMPGMKRDCGGAAAILGAFKATVKQGFKDNLHAVFCLAENAVGPCATRPDDIHVLYSGKTVEINNTDAEGRLILADGVAYACKDLGADIILDMATLTGAQGIATGKYHAAVLTNNEEWEKACVKAGRNCGDLVHPLVYCPELHFSEFTSAVADMKNSVADRDNTPSSCAGLFIASHIGFDWPGVWVHIDIAAPVHAGERATGYGVALLLSLFGGASEDPLLNMVSPLGCNGDSPTEDMERDSKRRRLV from the exons ATGGCGAACGTGCAGCTGGAGTTCCAGGCTAGCGCCGGCGAGGCGGACCCGCAGAGCCGCCCGCTGCTCGTCCTGGGCCAGCTCCACAACCTCCACCGCCTGCCCTGGGCCCAGCTGCGGGGCAAGCTGCAGCCGCGGGTCACCGAGGAG aTCTGGCAATCCGCTTTAAGCACTCTGAATCCAAACCCCACCGACAGCTGTCCTCTCTACCTGAATTACGCCACTGTGGCCGCTTTGCCTTCCAGGGTCAGCCGACACAATAGTCCATCTGCAGCTCAGTTCATCACCCGCCTGGTTAGAAATTGCCTTCCCGGAGGTGTCAACAGATGTATTGTT ATGGTCTGTGAGCGGTCTGAAGTCTTCGCTTCTGCTTGTGCGTTGGCCAGGGCTTTCCCGTTGTTTACACATCGGTCCAGTGCATCAAGACgcacagagaagaaaactgtaaCAGTAGAGTTTTTCCTGGTTGGACAAAACAATGGACCAATAGAAGTGGCAACACTTAAA TGTCTGGCAAGTGCTACAGAAGGAGTCAGGCTGGCTGCTCGAATTGTGGATACCCCATGCAATGAGATGAACACAGATAACTTCCTGGAG GAAATCAAAAAAGTTGGCAAGGATCTTGGGATTACTCCTACCATTATTCGAGATGAGGAGCTGAGAGAGAGAGGCTTTGGAG GTATCTACGGAGTTGGCAAGGCAGCTCTGCATCCTCCAGCCCTAGCAGTTCTCAGTCATACTCCAGATGGTGCTACGCAGACCATTGCATGGGTGGGCAAAGGTATTGTGTATGACACTGGAGGACTCAGCATTAAGGGAAAG ACTACTATGCCTGGAATGAAACGAGACTGTGGTGGAGCAGCTGCTATTTTGGGTGCCTTCAAAGCCACTGTAAAGCAA GGTTTTAAAGACAATCTTCatgctgttttttgtttggctgaGAATGCAGTCGGACCGTGTGCAACGAGACCTGATGACATTCATGTTCTTTACTCTGGAAA AACTGTGGAAATCAATAACACTGATGCAGAAGGTAGACTGATACTGGCTGATGGAGTAGCTTACGCATGCAAAGATCTCGGAGCTGATATAATTCTTGACATGGCCACTCTTACTGGAGCTCAG GGAATTGCTACAGGAAAGTATCATGCTGCTGTCCTTACCAATAATGAAGAGTGGGAGAAGGCTTGTGTTAAAGCTGGCAGGAACTGTGGAGACTTGGTCCATCCTCTTGTGTATTGCCCCGAGCTCCACTTCAGTGAATTTACCTCTGCTGTAGCTGATATGAAGAACTCTGTggca GACCGAGACAACACTCCAAGTTCCTGTGCTGGGCTCTTCATTGCTTCTCACATTGGCTTCGACTGGCCTGGAGTCTGGGTCCATATAGACATTGCTGCGCCTGTTCATGCA ggTGAACGAGCTACTGGCTATGGCGTGGCTTTGTTGCTGTCCCTGTTTGGAGGGGCATCTGAAGACCCTTTGCTAAACATGGTGTCCCCTCTAGGGTGCAATGGAGACTCTCCCACCGAAGACATGGAGAGGGATTCCAAAAGGCGGCGCCTGGTTTAA
- the STX16 gene encoding syntaxin-16 isoform X2 — MATRRLTDAFLLLRNNAVQSRQLLAEQVSSFGSSSPLSSRSMAAALADDRMALVSGISLDPEAAIGVTKRLPPKWVDGADEIQYDITRVKQKMKELASLHDKHLNRPTLDDSSEEERAIEITTQEITQLFHRCQRAVQVLQSRSRSCTEQEARVLRNVVSSLAQSLQDLSTNFRHAQSDYLKRMKNREERSKHFFDTSVPLMDDGEDDTLYDRGFTDDQLALVEQNTLMVEEREREIRQIVQSISDLNEIFRDLGAMIVEQGTVLDRIDYNVEQSCMKTEEGLKQLHKAEQYQKKNRKMLVILILFVIVIVLIVVLIGVKSH; from the exons ATGGCCACCCGGCGTCTAACGGACGCGTTCTTGTTGTTGCGGAACAACGCGGTGCAGAGCCGGCAGCTGCTGGCCGAGCAAGTGAGTAGTTTCggctcctccagccctctgagtTCACGTAGCATGGCTGCTGCG CTTGCTGATGATCGTATGGCACTGGTATCGGGAATAAGTTTGGATCCCGAAGCAGCAATTGGAGTGACAAAACGCTTACCTCCCAAATGGGTTGATGGAGCAGACGAA ATTCAGTATGATATCACCAGGGTtaaacagaagatgaaagaatTAGCCAGTCTTCATGATAAACATCTAAACAGGCCAACACTGGATGACAGCAGTGAAGAAGAACGGGCAATAGAAATAACAACCCAAGAGATCACACAG TTATTTCACAGATGTCAGAGAGCAGTCCAGGTCTTGCAGAGCAGGTCACGTAGTTGTACAGAACAAGAAGCACGTGTTCTCAGGAATGTAGTGTCTTCCTTAGCACAGTCCCTTCAGGACCTATCCACCAACTTTAGGCATGCACAGTCTGACTATCTCAAAC GCATGAAGAATAGAGAAGAAAGATCCAAACACTTCTTTGACACCTCAGTCCCACTGATGGATGATGGGGAGGATGATACACTTTATGATAGA gGTTTTACAGATGACCAGCTAGCATTGGTGGAGCAAAACACATTAATGGTGGAAGAGCGAGAACGAGAAATCCGTCAGATCGTACAGTCAATATCCGATCTCAATGAAATATTTAGGGACCTGGGAGCAATGATAGTAGAACAG GGAACAGTTCTAGATAGAATTGACTACAATGTCGAACAGTCATGTATGAAAACTGAAGAGGGTCTAAAACAACTACATAAG GCAGAGCAATATCAAAAGAAGAATCGGAAGAtgcttgttattttaattttgtttgttataGTAATTGTCCTTATTGTTGTTCTTATTGGTGTAAAGTCACACTAG
- the STX16 gene encoding syntaxin-16 isoform X3, producing the protein MATRRLTDAFLLLRNNAVQSRQLLAEQLADDRMALVSGISLDPEAAIGVTKRLPPKWVDGADEIQYDITRVKQKMKELASLHDKHLNRPTLDDSSEEERAIEITTQEITQLFHRCQRAVQVLQSRSRSCTEQEARVLRNVVSSLAQSLQDLSTNFRHAQSDYLKRMKNREERSKHFFDTSVPLMDDGEDDTLYDRGFTDDQLALVEQNTLMVEEREREIRQIVQSISDLNEIFRDLGAMIVEQGTVLDRIDYNVEQSCMKTEEGLKQLHKAEQYQKKNRKMLVILILFVIVIVLIVVLIGVKSH; encoded by the exons ATGGCCACCCGGCGTCTAACGGACGCGTTCTTGTTGTTGCGGAACAACGCGGTGCAGAGCCGGCAGCTGCTGGCCGAGCAA CTTGCTGATGATCGTATGGCACTGGTATCGGGAATAAGTTTGGATCCCGAAGCAGCAATTGGAGTGACAAAACGCTTACCTCCCAAATGGGTTGATGGAGCAGACGAA ATTCAGTATGATATCACCAGGGTtaaacagaagatgaaagaatTAGCCAGTCTTCATGATAAACATCTAAACAGGCCAACACTGGATGACAGCAGTGAAGAAGAACGGGCAATAGAAATAACAACCCAAGAGATCACACAG TTATTTCACAGATGTCAGAGAGCAGTCCAGGTCTTGCAGAGCAGGTCACGTAGTTGTACAGAACAAGAAGCACGTGTTCTCAGGAATGTAGTGTCTTCCTTAGCACAGTCCCTTCAGGACCTATCCACCAACTTTAGGCATGCACAGTCTGACTATCTCAAAC GCATGAAGAATAGAGAAGAAAGATCCAAACACTTCTTTGACACCTCAGTCCCACTGATGGATGATGGGGAGGATGATACACTTTATGATAGA gGTTTTACAGATGACCAGCTAGCATTGGTGGAGCAAAACACATTAATGGTGGAAGAGCGAGAACGAGAAATCCGTCAGATCGTACAGTCAATATCCGATCTCAATGAAATATTTAGGGACCTGGGAGCAATGATAGTAGAACAG GGAACAGTTCTAGATAGAATTGACTACAATGTCGAACAGTCATGTATGAAAACTGAAGAGGGTCTAAAACAACTACATAAG GCAGAGCAATATCAAAAGAAGAATCGGAAGAtgcttgttattttaattttgtttgttataGTAATTGTCCTTATTGTTGTTCTTATTGGTGTAAAGTCACACTAG
- the STX16 gene encoding syntaxin-16 isoform X1: MATRRLTDAFLLLRNNAVQSRQLLAEQVSSFGSSSPLSSRSMAAAELDELADDRMALVSGISLDPEAAIGVTKRLPPKWVDGADEIQYDITRVKQKMKELASLHDKHLNRPTLDDSSEEERAIEITTQEITQLFHRCQRAVQVLQSRSRSCTEQEARVLRNVVSSLAQSLQDLSTNFRHAQSDYLKRMKNREERSKHFFDTSVPLMDDGEDDTLYDRGFTDDQLALVEQNTLMVEEREREIRQIVQSISDLNEIFRDLGAMIVEQGTVLDRIDYNVEQSCMKTEEGLKQLHKAEQYQKKNRKMLVILILFVIVIVLIVVLIGVKSH, encoded by the exons ATGGCCACCCGGCGTCTAACGGACGCGTTCTTGTTGTTGCGGAACAACGCGGTGCAGAGCCGGCAGCTGCTGGCCGAGCAAGTGAGTAGTTTCggctcctccagccctctgagtTCACGTAGCATGGCTGCTGCG GAGCTGGATGAG CTTGCTGATGATCGTATGGCACTGGTATCGGGAATAAGTTTGGATCCCGAAGCAGCAATTGGAGTGACAAAACGCTTACCTCCCAAATGGGTTGATGGAGCAGACGAA ATTCAGTATGATATCACCAGGGTtaaacagaagatgaaagaatTAGCCAGTCTTCATGATAAACATCTAAACAGGCCAACACTGGATGACAGCAGTGAAGAAGAACGGGCAATAGAAATAACAACCCAAGAGATCACACAG TTATTTCACAGATGTCAGAGAGCAGTCCAGGTCTTGCAGAGCAGGTCACGTAGTTGTACAGAACAAGAAGCACGTGTTCTCAGGAATGTAGTGTCTTCCTTAGCACAGTCCCTTCAGGACCTATCCACCAACTTTAGGCATGCACAGTCTGACTATCTCAAAC GCATGAAGAATAGAGAAGAAAGATCCAAACACTTCTTTGACACCTCAGTCCCACTGATGGATGATGGGGAGGATGATACACTTTATGATAGA gGTTTTACAGATGACCAGCTAGCATTGGTGGAGCAAAACACATTAATGGTGGAAGAGCGAGAACGAGAAATCCGTCAGATCGTACAGTCAATATCCGATCTCAATGAAATATTTAGGGACCTGGGAGCAATGATAGTAGAACAG GGAACAGTTCTAGATAGAATTGACTACAATGTCGAACAGTCATGTATGAAAACTGAAGAGGGTCTAAAACAACTACATAAG GCAGAGCAATATCAAAAGAAGAATCGGAAGAtgcttgttattttaattttgtttgttataGTAATTGTCCTTATTGTTGTTCTTATTGGTGTAAAGTCACACTAG